One genomic region from Candidatus Nanosynbacter sp. TM7-074 encodes:
- a CDS encoding prepilin-type N-terminal cleavage/methylation domain-containing protein, producing MKSTSGFTIVEIIMAICIIGIVSVISVVSYSKLRENAYDATAKETLHQVETAFKAYVAGGNKVPLRHYKSTRFYDSPGGGWDDLGVKAYSGGGIGLAMHKANYLPNDLLNSLKNGPKKDTDLKNNIGYKECGKNKVFFYVEVYSGGIEQRELRNKMDALNCTQKTDNDWLAEHGLVRHAGGWGGGDFRIQPHYLVAEIDFDNEPLESD from the coding sequence ATGAAAAGCACAAGCGGTTTTACTATCGTTGAGATTATTATGGCGATCTGTATTATTGGCATCGTCTCGGTCATTTCTGTCGTTTCATACTCCAAATTAAGGGAAAACGCTTACGATGCTACGGCCAAGGAAACACTTCATCAAGTTGAAACTGCCTTTAAAGCATATGTCGCTGGCGGTAATAAAGTCCCACTGAGACATTATAAAAGCACTAGATTTTATGACAGCCCAGGTGGCGGATGGGACGACCTGGGAGTAAAAGCATACAGTGGTGGCGGAATTGGCCTAGCCATGCATAAAGCCAATTATCTCCCTAACGACCTATTAAACTCCCTGAAAAACGGCCCCAAAAAAGACACCGACTTAAAAAATAACATCGGCTATAAAGAGTGCGGTAAGAATAAAGTTTTTTTCTACGTTGAAGTATATAGTGGCGGCATTGAGCAGCGCGAACTAAGAAATAAGATGGATGCGCTGAATTGCACCCAAAAAACTGACAATGACTGGCTAGCTGAGCACGGATTAGTCCGACACGCCGGCGGTTGGGGCGGCGGAGATTTCCGTATTCAGCCACATTATTTGGTTGCTGAAATAGACTTTGACAATGAACCTTTAGAGTCAGATTAA
- a CDS encoding ArsR family transcriptional regulator — protein MLDVFITSRVRRKIVVVYAKYPDFHTHVRGLAKLIKEDPGNIQRELKRLEKVGFLQSEKQGNSRTYFTNKQFPIFKELQSMVIKSQQYSARSKRGMADRD, from the coding sequence ATGTTAGACGTTTTTATTACATCTAGGGTGCGGCGAAAAATCGTAGTAGTATACGCTAAGTATCCTGATTTTCATACACATGTTCGTGGTTTGGCAAAGCTAATCAAAGAGGATCCTGGTAATATCCAACGAGAATTGAAGCGGCTGGAAAAAGTTGGGTTTTTGCAAAGTGAAAAACAGGGTAACTCGCGCACGTATTTCACTAATAAACAATTTCCAATTTTCAAAGAGTTACAAAGTATGGTAATCAAGTCTCAGCAATATTCGGCACGCTCAAAGCGCGGTATGGCTGATAGGGACTAA
- a CDS encoding nucleoside monophosphate kinase yields MIIFFGPAGAGKSVQGQILAARHGWRWLSAGQLLRDTHDGELIHRMQSGELVPVEIINGLMGEALNKAKDINGVILDGYPRQLEQAKWLIESRPHHGQDVKLVIVLEVPRDEILERLRVRGRVDDTPEAIDKRLSIYRGEIYPILDYLNDNNIPIIHMSGVGTVGQVHDEIEKELVSRGIVEGAK; encoded by the coding sequence ATGATTATCTTTTTTGGGCCGGCTGGTGCTGGTAAGAGTGTGCAGGGGCAGATTTTAGCGGCGCGACACGGTTGGCGCTGGCTGAGCGCGGGGCAACTACTGCGTGACACGCACGATGGCGAATTGATTCATCGTATGCAATCTGGTGAATTAGTGCCGGTGGAGATTATCAATGGTCTGATGGGCGAGGCTTTAAATAAGGCCAAGGACATCAACGGTGTCATTTTGGACGGTTATCCACGTCAGTTGGAGCAGGCGAAGTGGCTGATTGAGTCGCGGCCGCATCACGGTCAGGACGTCAAATTAGTGATCGTGCTGGAAGTGCCGCGAGATGAGATCCTGGAGCGCTTGCGAGTGCGTGGTCGTGTTGATGATACGCCAGAGGCAATTGATAAGCGACTCAGTATTTACCGGGGCGAAATTTATCCAATCTTGGACTATTTGAACGACAATAATATCCCAATCATCCATATGAGCGGTGTGGGTACAGTAGGACAGGTTCATGATGAAATTGAAAAAGAGCTGGTTAGTCGCGGAATCGTTGAGGGCGCCAAATGA
- the recJ gene encoding single-stranded-DNA-specific exonuclease RecJ, which translates to MNLFEKILVARGLTTRVAREAFLRPDYAAVKHDPFLLPDMEKAVARLKQARQRGEKVVIYGDYDIDGLSATALLLDAFGKFGFKDVDAFIPNRFVEGYGMTMGAVDKVCDMGADLIVTVDTGSLCHAEIAYAASLGIDTVVTDHHNVAETPPPSVAAVNPKFSGHTYPFRDLCGAGVAFKLVQALQTELDGLPDGYEKWLLDLVALGTVCDIVTLVDENRANVYWGLEVLKKQQRPGLKALMAVAGIEPGQVNARHLGFGLGPRMNAAGRLETAQYALDMLTASDGLEALEASEKLEELNIKRRSIQDEIFDEACQQADNMADDRVLVVNSGNWNHGVIGIVASKLVEKYKKPVFIIGERGDEATGSARSFGDFSAADAVRAADDIIIKGGGHGAAAGVTLETEKIGYFRRRVNEFYDSLQLTNQERYLLPKADVEIDDFSEINEELVENLAKMEPFGNGNPEPILKITRASVLSVRRIGADGQHVKLSLRDKNGKVLQMLAFNAPEEFFREPGDEMAAWFQPTVNEWQGVRTVEGRLLHLA; encoded by the coding sequence ATGAATTTATTTGAGAAGATCTTAGTAGCTCGGGGCTTGACGACGCGGGTAGCGCGCGAAGCTTTTTTGCGGCCGGATTATGCGGCGGTGAAACATGATCCGTTTTTGCTGCCGGATATGGAAAAGGCGGTGGCGCGGTTGAAACAGGCGCGGCAGCGGGGCGAAAAAGTCGTCATTTACGGTGATTATGACATTGACGGACTGAGTGCCACGGCACTGCTGCTGGACGCGTTTGGTAAGTTTGGTTTTAAGGATGTTGACGCTTTTATCCCGAACCGGTTTGTTGAGGGCTATGGTATGACCATGGGTGCGGTGGACAAGGTGTGCGATATGGGCGCAGATTTGATTGTGACGGTGGATACCGGCAGCTTGTGTCATGCGGAAATTGCCTATGCCGCCAGCTTGGGTATTGATACGGTGGTGACGGATCATCATAACGTGGCCGAGACGCCGCCGCCGAGCGTGGCAGCGGTGAATCCAAAGTTTTCGGGTCATACATACCCATTCCGCGATTTGTGCGGTGCGGGCGTGGCGTTCAAGTTGGTGCAGGCACTGCAGACTGAGCTGGATGGTTTGCCTGATGGCTATGAAAAATGGCTGCTCGATTTGGTGGCGCTGGGGACGGTGTGCGACATTGTGACGCTGGTAGATGAAAATCGGGCGAATGTCTATTGGGGCTTAGAAGTGTTGAAAAAACAACAACGTCCAGGATTGAAAGCGTTGATGGCGGTGGCAGGTATTGAACCGGGGCAGGTTAATGCCAGGCATCTGGGGTTCGGTCTGGGGCCGCGGATGAATGCAGCGGGCAGATTGGAGACGGCGCAATATGCTCTGGATATGCTGACGGCGAGTGATGGTTTAGAAGCATTGGAAGCTAGTGAAAAATTGGAAGAATTAAATATCAAACGCCGTAGTATTCAGGATGAGATTTTTGACGAAGCTTGCCAGCAGGCGGACAATATGGCTGATGATCGAGTTTTGGTGGTGAATAGCGGCAATTGGAATCACGGAGTTATCGGCATCGTGGCGTCAAAGTTGGTGGAGAAATATAAAAAGCCGGTGTTTATCATCGGTGAGCGTGGTGACGAGGCTACGGGTTCGGCACGAAGTTTTGGTGATTTTTCCGCGGCTGACGCGGTTCGCGCAGCTGACGACATCATTATTAAAGGTGGTGGTCACGGAGCGGCGGCGGGCGTGACGCTGGAGACTGAAAAAATTGGTTATTTTCGTCGTCGCGTGAATGAGTTTTATGATTCGCTGCAGCTAACAAATCAAGAGCGATATTTATTGCCGAAAGCTGATGTGGAAATCGATGATTTTTCGGAAATTAATGAGGAATTGGTGGAGAATTTGGCGAAAATGGAGCCGTTTGGCAATGGCAACCCAGAGCCAATATTAAAAATTACTAGAGCCAGCGTGTTGAGCGTGCGGCGAATTGGTGCGGATGGACAACATGTTAAATTATCGCTGCGTGATAAAAACGGTAAGGTTTTGCAGATGCTGGCGTTCAACGCGCCAGAGGAGTTTTTCCGCGAGCCAGGCGACGAGATGGCGGCGTGGTTCCAACCAACCGTAAATGAATGGCAAGGCGTGCGGACGGTTGAAGGGCGGTTGCTACATTTGGCTTAG
- the nrdR gene encoding transcriptional regulator NrdR, which translates to MVFNIGNSRVIESREVSDGAAIRRRREAPDGKRFTTYERIEKPNLAVIKKNGDRELFDRVKLANSTRRSVGKFFKSDEEVDNIITAVEDSLYALGESEVTSKQIGDQVLDELAVRNEVAYIRFASVFYEFKTLDDFVEILAKRREKDKQGL; encoded by the coding sequence ATGGTGTTTAACATTGGCAATAGTCGCGTTATTGAGTCGCGGGAAGTTTCTGATGGTGCGGCAATTCGGCGGCGCCGAGAAGCTCCGGACGGTAAGCGATTTACAACGTATGAAAGAATTGAAAAACCAAACCTGGCCGTTATTAAGAAAAATGGCGATCGTGAGTTGTTCGATCGAGTAAAATTGGCAAATTCAACACGTCGTTCAGTTGGAAAATTTTTCAAGTCAGATGAGGAAGTCGACAATATTATTACGGCAGTTGAGGATTCTCTATATGCCCTAGGCGAGTCGGAAGTTACTTCAAAGCAGATTGGTGATCAAGTCCTTGATGAATTAGCTGTTCGTAATGAAGTGGCGTATATTCGTTTTGCCAGTGTTTTTTATGAGTTTAAGACATTGGATGATTTCGTGGAGATCTTAGCCAAGCGCCGAGAGAAAGATAAGCAGGGTTTATAG
- a CDS encoding vitamin K epoxide reductase family protein: MFNKIRNWFFHEDLKRQNLAAFIMLIGSALGLLASFMLSIEALILAKNSHAVLSCDLNSVLSCSTVASHWSATILGFPNSFIGVMTLPVMVTIAVALLAGAKFPKWFMQAAQAGAIAGMVFAAWMFYMSYIEIGALCPWCLTLDVGMTLIFFGLTRYNILRKNISWRGAQKFVSGGYDALIAVSVIVLVVVAIIAKFGGQLF, encoded by the coding sequence ATGTTCAATAAAATTCGAAATTGGTTTTTTCACGAGGATTTAAAACGACAAAATTTGGCAGCGTTTATCATGCTTATAGGTAGTGCTTTGGGGCTGCTGGCGTCTTTTATGTTGTCTATCGAGGCACTTATATTAGCAAAGAATTCTCATGCAGTGCTGAGCTGTGACCTTAACTCAGTATTAAGCTGTTCAACGGTAGCCAGCCATTGGTCGGCAACTATTTTAGGATTTCCAAACAGCTTCATTGGTGTGATGACTCTGCCTGTTATGGTGACGATTGCCGTGGCGTTACTTGCGGGCGCGAAGTTCCCGAAGTGGTTCATGCAGGCGGCGCAAGCTGGAGCGATAGCGGGGATGGTTTTTGCTGCCTGGATGTTTTATATGAGCTACATTGAAATTGGCGCGCTGTGTCCATGGTGTTTGACGCTTGACGTGGGGATGACGCTAATCTTCTTCGGATTAACACGTTATAATATTTTGCGGAAAAATATTTCTTGGCGGGGTGCGCAGAAATTTGTTAGTGGTGGATATGATGCGCTTATTGCTGTATCTGTAATTGTTTTAGTCGTTGTAGCAATAATCGCTAAGTTTGGCGGACAGCTGTTCTAA
- the ftsZ gene encoding cell division protein FtsZ, with protein sequence MPQIQPSEVQTFASIKVVGVGGAGGSAINRMKDAGLNGVQFIAMNTDAQALHNSKADIKIHLGHDVTNGLGAGADPTVGEAAANESREEIKKSLEGADMVFVTIGAGGGTGSGAGYVVAEVARELGILVVGVATRPFSFEGEKRRVNADWAISHLGREVDTLITIPNDRLLQTIDRRTPLLETFKIADDVLRQGVQGISELITEHGLINLDFADVKAIMSNAGSALMGIGRASGDDRAVQAAQQAIESPLIEVSIDGAKGVLFNVTGGYDMSMAEIQEAAEIITSAVSPNANIIFGATLKPEMEDELVITVIATGFDSDTFHQQDVSLTVGETTSHAEEEVDEEMVKNIDLELDKEEAAEKFAAEPETNMWDAPATEVEDEEDDTPAFLRRRKKNKE encoded by the coding sequence ATGCCGCAAATACAACCAAGTGAAGTTCAAACATTTGCCAGTATAAAAGTCGTCGGTGTTGGCGGCGCTGGTGGTTCAGCTATCAATCGAATGAAAGATGCTGGTTTGAATGGCGTGCAATTTATTGCCATGAACACTGATGCTCAGGCGCTGCATAATTCAAAAGCTGACATAAAAATTCATCTTGGTCATGACGTAACTAATGGTCTGGGTGCTGGTGCTGACCCGACTGTCGGTGAGGCGGCCGCTAATGAATCTCGTGAGGAAATTAAAAAGTCCCTAGAGGGTGCCGACATGGTGTTTGTGACTATCGGTGCTGGTGGTGGAACTGGTTCCGGTGCTGGTTATGTTGTGGCGGAAGTAGCTCGAGAGCTGGGTATTTTGGTGGTTGGTGTGGCGACGCGACCATTTAGTTTTGAGGGCGAAAAACGCCGGGTAAATGCTGATTGGGCAATTTCTCACTTGGGTCGAGAAGTCGATACCTTGATTACTATTCCAAATGACAGGCTGTTGCAAACAATTGACCGCCGAACGCCGCTTTTGGAGACGTTTAAAATTGCTGATGACGTCTTGAGGCAGGGTGTGCAGGGTATTTCTGAATTGATTACCGAGCACGGTTTAATTAACCTAGACTTTGCTGACGTGAAAGCGATTATGAGCAACGCTGGTTCAGCCCTAATGGGAATTGGGCGGGCAAGTGGTGATGATAGGGCAGTCCAGGCGGCGCAACAGGCAATCGAGAGTCCACTGATCGAGGTGTCAATTGATGGCGCTAAGGGTGTGCTGTTCAATGTGACGGGTGGCTATGATATGAGTATGGCAGAAATCCAAGAAGCAGCAGAAATTATTACTAGTGCTGTTAGTCCAAATGCCAACATCATCTTTGGTGCGACATTGAAGCCAGAGATGGAAGATGAATTGGTGATTACGGTAATTGCTACGGGATTTGACAGTGATACATTTCATCAGCAGGACGTCAGTTTGACGGTTGGTGAAACTACGTCGCATGCCGAGGAAGAAGTTGATGAAGAGATGGTTAAGAATATTGATCTGGAATTAGATAAGGAAGAAGCGGCTGAAAAGTTTGCGGCTGAGCCAGAGACGAATATGTGGGACGCACCAGCTACTGAAGTTGAAGACGAAGAAGATGACACCCCAGCTTTCCTGAGACGACGAAAGAAGAATAAGGAGTAA
- a CDS encoding GatB/YqeY domain-containing protein, with protein MSALKARITDEMKAALLGRHRFRGDVLRNVKAAILNEEVSLGKRDEGLNDAEVEKVLAREVKKRIESAELYRSNGRAELAEPEEQEAEILREFLPEQLSEAELVAIVEDAVASMDDVSMQKMGQVIGAVKQKVGNAADGALIAKIVKEKLTK; from the coding sequence ATGTCAGCGCTAAAAGCGCGCATCACTGATGAAATGAAAGCCGCTCTTCTAGGGCGGCATCGTTTTCGTGGGGATGTGTTGCGCAATGTCAAAGCAGCAATTTTGAACGAGGAAGTGTCACTAGGCAAGCGTGACGAGGGCCTGAATGACGCCGAAGTTGAAAAAGTTCTGGCTCGTGAAGTGAAAAAACGCATTGAGAGCGCGGAACTTTACCGCAGTAATGGTCGTGCGGAATTGGCGGAGCCTGAGGAACAAGAAGCGGAAATTTTGCGAGAATTTTTGCCAGAACAGTTGAGCGAAGCAGAGCTTGTGGCGATCGTTGAAGATGCTGTGGCAAGTATGGATGACGTTTCCATGCAAAAGATGGGCCAAGTTATTGGCGCAGTGAAACAGAAGGTTGGCAATGCTGCTGATGGTGCGTTGATCGCAAAAATTGTTAAAGAAAAACTGACAAAATAG
- a CDS encoding phosphoribosyltransferase: MYFESRSQAGAILADKVLEKYRYENCAVVAIGEGGVLVGEQIAVKLHCVLMMLLSEGIEIPGESLSIGGMSQSGQFTYNSQFSDGEIHEYTSEFHGYLEEKKREAHQKMNRLLGDGGIIDKDMLKDRVVILASDGFGDDLSVLDVALSFLKSVRIEKLVIAVPFCGVAAVDKLHMTVDEMHILDVKENFMGLNHYYEDNTLPSKEETIAKINQVILNWR, from the coding sequence ATGTATTTTGAGAGTCGTTCGCAGGCTGGGGCAATCCTGGCGGATAAGGTGCTGGAAAAATACCGCTACGAGAACTGTGCGGTGGTTGCAATTGGCGAGGGTGGCGTATTGGTTGGCGAGCAAATTGCGGTAAAACTCCACTGCGTACTAATGATGCTGCTTAGCGAAGGTATTGAAATTCCTGGAGAAAGTTTGAGCATTGGTGGGATGTCGCAATCGGGACAATTCACTTATAATAGCCAATTCTCTGACGGGGAGATTCATGAATATACAAGTGAATTTCATGGCTATTTGGAGGAGAAAAAACGTGAGGCACATCAGAAGATGAACAGGCTTTTGGGCGATGGTGGAATTATTGATAAGGATATGTTAAAAGATAGGGTGGTGATTTTGGCGAGTGATGGATTTGGGGATGATTTATCGGTTTTGGATGTAGCTTTGAGTTTTCTAAAATCAGTTCGAATTGAGAAATTGGTGATTGCAGTGCCGTTCTGTGGCGTGGCGGCGGTGGATAAATTACATATGACGGTTGATGAGATGCATATTTTGGATGTGAAAGAGAATTTTATGGGCTTAAATCATTACTATGAAGACAATACATTGCCGTCAAAAGAGGAGACTATAGCGAAAATTAATCAGGTAATTTTGAATTGGCGGTAA
- the map gene encoding type I methionyl aminopeptidase has translation MSQLITGEKTPQQMKDMHECGRMLATIYDELHQRVTAGMSELDVNEFVARRIKDFGAEATYLTDGVKFPGVICVSTNEQLVHSFPTDYVFEKGDVVSFDLVIGYHGMKTDSAFTMVVDEEPRGAKKHLLHATEQSLYAGIDAISGNGTRVGDISAAIEAVLKKAKLGIIRELVGHGVGLSMHMDPEIPNYGQRGTGPVLHAGDTIAIEPMASLGGEKIVTDTDGWTISMKDGSLGAHFEHTVLITETGAEIITKL, from the coding sequence ATGAGCCAATTGATCACTGGTGAAAAAACACCACAACAGATGAAGGATATGCACGAATGTGGGCGGATGCTGGCGACGATTTATGATGAACTGCATCAGCGGGTAACGGCTGGCATGAGCGAGTTGGATGTCAATGAGTTTGTGGCTAGGCGAATCAAGGATTTTGGTGCGGAAGCGACGTATTTGACAGATGGAGTGAAGTTCCCAGGGGTGATCTGCGTGTCGACCAATGAGCAATTGGTGCACTCATTCCCGACAGACTATGTGTTTGAGAAAGGTGACGTGGTGAGTTTTGACTTGGTGATCGGCTACCACGGTATGAAAACCGATAGTGCGTTTACTATGGTAGTTGACGAAGAGCCGCGTGGTGCTAAAAAGCATTTACTGCACGCAACGGAACAGAGTTTGTACGCGGGAATTGATGCGATTTCTGGCAATGGGACACGAGTTGGTGATATCTCAGCAGCTATTGAAGCGGTGTTAAAGAAGGCCAAATTGGGCATCATTCGCGAGCTGGTTGGTCACGGCGTGGGACTGAGTATGCATATGGATCCAGAAATTCCAAATTATGGTCAGCGCGGTACTGGTCCGGTGTTGCACGCTGGTGATACAATCGCTATCGAGCCGATGGCCAGCCTTGGCGGTGAGAAAATTGTTACTGATACTGATGGTTGGACGATTAGCATGAAGGACGGTAGTCTGGGGGCACACTTCGAGCACACCGTACTGATTACGGAAACGGGTGCGGAGATTATCACGAAACTTTAA
- the ftsA gene encoding cell division protein FtsA produces the protein MQEQSRYVVGIDIGTKNVRCVVGYADAESGVPKIVGVSEAPNSGMRKGVVTNLAGPAEAIDKALESAERMSGHQVDAATVSINGSHLLSTKADGMITVGTVSNEVTTDDVLRLEEVATTGKVPQNREILEIVAHSYRLDGQDNIKDPVGMTGARLEIKANVVSGLVPHITNLQKSAEMAKVDLSSVVPSVLAAAQAVLTESQRENGVAVIDFGAATTGVAIYEEGDLQHLAVIPMGGQNVTNDLAIGLRTDPEVAEVVKLAHARFGGEALGEIEIKIAKQNYKFNQEEIDEIIQARYEEIFEAIAKELKRAGRLGKLPSGVVLVGGAAKVKGLVDFAKDQLSVAACLGKPSGYSGASDEVKGTEFSAAVGLMLLDSMDVSQYAKSLAGARDVTKKAGGFLKNIFARFK, from the coding sequence ATGCAGGAGCAATCTCGATATGTGGTAGGAATTGATATTGGTACGAAAAATGTGCGCTGTGTTGTGGGCTATGCTGATGCAGAGAGCGGCGTGCCAAAAATTGTTGGCGTTAGTGAGGCACCAAATAGTGGCATGCGAAAAGGTGTGGTGACTAATTTAGCTGGTCCGGCTGAAGCAATAGACAAGGCTTTGGAGTCGGCCGAACGGATGAGTGGACACCAGGTTGATGCAGCGACCGTAAGTATCAATGGCTCTCATTTATTGAGCACCAAGGCCGATGGTATGATTACTGTCGGTACGGTTAGTAATGAGGTTACGACAGATGATGTTTTACGCCTAGAGGAGGTGGCGACAACAGGAAAAGTACCGCAAAATCGAGAAATTTTAGAGATTGTTGCGCACTCATATAGGCTTGATGGGCAGGATAATATCAAAGATCCTGTTGGCATGACCGGTGCGCGATTAGAAATTAAAGCTAATGTGGTGTCTGGTTTGGTACCTCATATTACAAATTTACAGAAATCTGCAGAAATGGCGAAGGTTGATTTGTCGTCGGTTGTCCCGTCGGTGTTGGCGGCAGCTCAGGCTGTATTGACAGAGAGTCAGCGTGAAAATGGTGTTGCGGTAATAGATTTTGGTGCGGCAACTACTGGTGTTGCTATTTATGAAGAGGGAGATTTACAACATTTGGCGGTAATCCCGATGGGTGGACAGAATGTAACTAATGATTTGGCTATTGGGCTGCGGACAGACCCAGAGGTAGCGGAGGTTGTCAAATTGGCGCATGCTCGATTTGGTGGTGAAGCTTTGGGCGAAATTGAGATTAAGATTGCAAAGCAGAATTATAAATTCAATCAAGAAGAGATTGATGAGATTATTCAGGCGCGTTATGAGGAGATTTTTGAAGCAATTGCCAAAGAACTGAAGCGTGCTGGACGACTAGGGAAACTACCGAGCGGTGTTGTCCTGGTTGGTGGTGCAGCAAAGGTTAAGGGCTTGGTAGATTTTGCAAAGGATCAGTTGAGTGTGGCGGCGTGCCTGGGTAAGCCTTCGGGCTATAGTGGCGCTAGCGATGAGGTAAAGGGCACAGAATTCTCAGCGGCTGTCGGACTAATGCTACTTGATTCTATGGACGTGTCACAATACGCAAAATCATTAGCTGGTGCGCGTGACGTCACTAAGAAAGCTGGTGGTTTTTTGAAAAATATTTTTGCCAGATTTAAATAA
- a CDS encoding 30S ribosomal protein S21, with product MVQVTRKDQKEANENIIRRFNRRVLQSGVLARAKNVMRFEKPISKAERRKKAIVRRERRAEKTAKMRLGVR from the coding sequence ATGGTACAAGTAACACGTAAAGATCAGAAGGAAGCGAACGAAAACATCATTCGTCGTTTCAACCGTAGGGTTTTACAGAGCGGCGTTTTGGCTCGCGCTAAAAATGTTATGCGCTTTGAGAAACCAATTTCAAAGGCCGAGCGCCGTAAAAAGGCAATCGTTCGTCGCGAACGCCGAGCTGAGAAAACAGCAAAAATGCGCCTGGGAGTGCGTTAA